In Anaerolineales bacterium, the following proteins share a genomic window:
- a CDS encoding histidinol-phosphate aminotransferase family protein has product MKPVEDFFVPWLKGQKMYFSPHIDLAWRRPELHRLMSNENPNPPSEHVMAAIEKYGGMANRYADQGFATRQKIADMNGLPGIENVLLGNGSSEVFDMILRSFVQPGEEVIQHTPCFGIYKLRTLICGGKIVSVPMKYKWGDDALQYDPEAIVKAITDHTKVIVVANPNNPTGNFMEPDGFVKIAETGIPFIIDEAYVEYAAVKEKSQVGLVKKYKNVLVTRTLSKAYGLAGLRFGYALGEKDVIMQIAATLIPWNQSTIAMWAGLAALEDTDGLKQRVQFNNSELDRIMNEVNKLKGVKAFSTRGNYMLFDSKVPGKSGDGMIKHAEAKGLILRGQEPMYGSDGWFRLTVGSKEENDMFIAAVKEYFAA; this is encoded by the coding sequence ATGAAACCTGTTGAGGACTTCTTTGTCCCGTGGCTCAAGGGCCAGAAGATGTACTTCTCGCCGCACATCGACCTGGCCTGGCGCCGGCCTGAACTTCACCGGCTGATGTCGAACGAGAATCCCAATCCGCCTTCCGAGCATGTGATGGCGGCCATCGAGAAGTACGGCGGCATGGCGAACCGCTATGCCGATCAGGGCTTTGCCACCCGCCAGAAGATCGCCGACATGAACGGCCTGCCCGGGATCGAGAACGTGCTGCTGGGCAACGGGTCGAGCGAAGTCTTCGACATGATCCTGCGCAGCTTCGTCCAGCCCGGCGAAGAAGTGATCCAGCACACGCCGTGCTTCGGCATCTACAAGCTGCGTACTTTGATCTGCGGCGGCAAGATCGTCAGCGTGCCGATGAAGTACAAGTGGGGCGATGACGCCTTGCAGTACGACCCGGAGGCCATCGTCAAGGCTATCACCGACCACACCAAGGTGATCGTCGTCGCCAACCCCAACAACCCCACCGGCAACTTCATGGAGCCAGACGGCTTCGTCAAGATTGCCGAGACCGGGATTCCCTTCATCATCGATGAGGCCTACGTGGAGTACGCCGCCGTCAAGGAGAAGTCCCAGGTCGGCCTGGTCAAGAAGTACAAGAACGTGCTGGTCACCCGCACCCTGTCGAAGGCCTACGGCTTGGCGGGGCTGCGCTTCGGCTATGCCCTGGGCGAGAAGGACGTGATCATGCAGATCGCCGCCACGCTGATCCCGTGGAATCAGAGTACGATCGCCATGTGGGCCGGCCTGGCCGCCCTGGAAGACACCGACGGCCTAAAGCAGCGGGTCCAGTTCAACAACAGCGAACTCGACCGGATCATGAATGAGGTCAACAAGCTCAAGGGCGTCAAGGCCTTCTCCACCCGGGGCAACTACATGCTGTTCGACTCCAAGGTTCCGGGCAAGAGCGGCGACGGCATGATCAAGCATGCCGAGGCCAAGGGTCTGATCCTGCGGGGCCAGGAGCCAATGTACGGCAGCGACGGCTGGTTCCGCCTGACCGTCGGCTCGAAGGAAGAGAACGACATGTTCATCGCCGCC
- a CDS encoding glycosyltransferase family 4 protein: MMTRRPRTALIHYSAPPVVGGVEAVLRRHAGLLVDHGYQAQVIAGRGQAWDGRIPLEVVPLLDSRHAEILAAKRLLDEGRVPGDFDHLIARIRQALAPLLSECDVLLAHNVGSLHKNLALTAALEAMKREGQLARLVLWHHDLAWTAARYRRELYPGWPWSLLSTDWGAEHVAISEFRRRQLADLMGIETDRIAVIPNGVDAGSLLKLSADARQIADRLNLAQADPILLIPVRLTRRKNIELALRAGAILRESFPRLALLVTGPPGPHNPANQSYFDELRELRAALGLEEHVHFLAENRAQPLTDEVVGDLFRLADALLLPSREEGFGIPLLEAALARIPVFCTDIAPLRELGGDQASYFAVDAAPREVAGLLASSLKASPTHAMAVRVRQSYDWNQIFIRYIEPMVQR, encoded by the coding sequence ATGATGACTCGCCGCCCGCGCACCGCCCTGATCCACTACTCAGCCCCGCCCGTTGTCGGCGGGGTGGAAGCGGTCCTCCGGCGCCATGCCGGGCTGCTGGTTGACCACGGCTACCAGGCCCAGGTGATTGCGGGCCGCGGCCAGGCCTGGGATGGGCGCATCCCGCTCGAGGTCGTGCCTCTGCTCGACTCGCGGCACGCGGAGATCCTGGCCGCCAAGCGCCTGCTGGATGAAGGCCGCGTTCCTGGAGATTTCGATCATCTGATCGCGCGCATCCGTCAGGCGCTTGCCCCGCTGCTGAGCGAATGCGACGTGCTGCTGGCGCACAACGTCGGCTCGCTGCACAAGAACCTTGCGCTGACCGCAGCCCTGGAAGCAATGAAACGCGAAGGCCAACTTGCGCGGCTGGTGCTCTGGCACCACGACCTGGCGTGGACCGCGGCACGCTACCGGCGTGAGCTCTATCCCGGCTGGCCGTGGAGCCTGTTGTCGACCGATTGGGGGGCCGAGCACGTGGCGATCTCGGAGTTCCGTCGCAGGCAGCTGGCCGACCTGATGGGCATCGAGACCGACAGGATCGCCGTCATCCCGAACGGCGTGGACGCCGGATCACTGCTCAAGCTCTCGGCAGACGCCCGCCAGATCGCCGATCGGTTGAACCTGGCGCAGGCGGACCCGATCCTGCTGATCCCGGTGCGCCTCACCCGGCGCAAGAACATCGAGCTTGCGCTGCGGGCCGGCGCCATCCTTCGGGAGAGCTTTCCGCGTCTGGCGCTGCTGGTCACCGGACCCCCTGGGCCGCACAACCCGGCCAATCAATCGTACTTCGATGAGCTGCGGGAGCTGCGCGCCGCCCTGGGGTTGGAGGAGCATGTCCATTTCCTGGCTGAGAACCGGGCGCAGCCGCTGACCGACGAGGTTGTCGGGGACCTGTTCCGGCTGGCGGACGCCTTGCTGTTGCCAAGCCGGGAAGAGGGATTCGGGATCCCCCTGCTCGAAGCTGCCCTGGCGCGCATTCCGGTCTTCTGTACGGACATCGCTCCGTTGCGTGAACTGGGCGGGGATCAGGCAAGCTACTTCGCGGTCGACGCCGCGCCGCGTGAGGTGGCTGGGTTGCTGGCGTCAAGCCTGAAAGCCAGCCCGACCCATGCCATGGCCGTACGCGTCCGGCAGTCCTACGACTGGAATCAGATCTTCATCCGGTACATCGAGCCGATGGTGCAGCGATGA